Below is a genomic region from Deltaproteobacteria bacterium PRO3.
CGCCCGCGAAGCCCTGGCCGCCGCCGCGCGCGGAAGCGACAACCTGATGCCGCGCATTCTCGACGCGGTCCGCTGCTACACGACGTTGGGCGAGATCAGCGACACGATGCGCGAGGTCTTCGGGCTCTATCAGGAGCGCGTCGTCCTGTAGGGGCGAACACAAGGTTCGCCCCTACAATTTCATCATGAATCCTTCCTCCGACTTCTACAACCTCGCCCTCGACTGCATCGACAAGCACGCCGAGGTCCTGCAGAACAAGCACCACACGGCCTTGGTCTATATCAAGGAAGACCCCGCGACCGGCGCCCTGCGCGAGCCGCCGCTGCGCCTCTCCTATTCCAGCCTCCAGGGACTCAGCAACGCCATGGCCAACGCCTTCGCTTCCTTGGGCCTGCCACCCGGCGCGCGGGTCGTCCTGCGCATGGAAAACAGCGCCGAGTTTCCGATCAGCTTTATCGGCGCGGTCAAGGCGGGCCTGATCCCGATTCCGACCTCCGCCCAACTCACCTGGCCCGAGCTGGAATTTATCCTGCAAGACAGCGAAGCGGCGGCCCTGGTCGCGGGTCCCGAGCTCCTGCCCCGAGAACTTTTACAAAATACGCCCGAGACGCTGCGCAAGACGCTTTGGCTCTGCGACAAGGCCGAAAGACTCCCGGAAGGGGTACGGCGCTGGCAAGACCTCCTCAAGGCCGCGGACGCGACCTTTCACACCGAACCCACCCCGGCCGACGCGCCGGCCTTCTGGCTCTACACCAGCGGCACCGAGGGGCGTCCCAAGGCGGTCATCCACGCGCACCGCAGCATCCGCGCCCACGACGCCCGGGCGAAGGTCTGGCAGGACCTCCGCGCCGGCGACGTCATCTTCAACACCAGCGCCCTCAACTGGAGCTACGCCCTCACCTGCGGCCTGCTCGACGTCTGGCGCCACGGACTGACCTCGGTCGTCTACCAGGGGCGCCTGGGCGCGGAGCAGCTCTCCCACATCGTCCGCCGCCACGGCGTCACCACCCTCATGACTGTGCCCGGCATCTACCGGCGCCTGCTGCCTTACCTCGAGTCGCGCGAGGGCGCCCTGTCCGGCCTTCGCGTCTGCCTGAGCGCCGGCGAGAAGCTCTCCGACGAGCTGCGCGCCGGCTTCCGCGAAAGGACCGGGATCGAGATCCGCGAGGGCCTCGGCATGACCGAGCATTCCGTCTA
It encodes:
- a CDS encoding acyl-CoA synthetase, whose protein sequence is MNPSSDFYNLALDCIDKHAEVLQNKHHTALVYIKEDPATGALREPPLRLSYSSLQGLSNAMANAFASLGLPPGARVVLRMENSAEFPISFIGAVKAGLIPIPTSAQLTWPELEFILQDSEAAALVAGPELLPRELLQNTPETLRKTLWLCDKAERLPEGVRRWQDLLKAADATFHTEPTPADAPAFWLYTSGTEGRPKAVIHAHRSIRAHDARAKVWQDLRAGDVIFNTSALNWSYALTCGLLDVWRHGLTSVVYQGRLGAEQLSHIVRRHGVTTLMTVPGIYRRLLPYLESREGALSGLRVCLSAGEKLSDELRAGFRERTGIEIREGLGMTEHSVYLVQGHEAAPVAGSCGRALPGQRIAILREDLSECGPNEPGILASHRSCEGLMLGYHRRPDDEAQSFRGEWFLSGDLATRDAEGNFFFLGRRDDVLTAGGYRISPMEVEAALNAHAAVEESAAVGVTDAGGRTSIQAYVVLKAGSGATQETAQQILAFAATRLAKYKVPKSLVFLRELPKTSNGKLRRSVLSSPH